In Gammaproteobacteria bacterium, the DNA window GCCTTAAGCCGGATGCGTATGGACTGGCTGGTTGCGGCCATGCGTCTCTACTCGATTTTACTTAAAGAACGAAGGTCTGCAGGTAAGCGCAATGCGCTTACTGCAGGATCTTGGCGACGACGCCGGCGCCAACGGTACGGCCGCCTTCGCGAATCGCGAAGCGCAGGCCGTCTTCCATCGCGATCGGAGCAATCAGCTCCACCGCCATGTTCACGTTGTCGCCCGGCATCACCATTTCC includes these proteins:
- the tuf gene encoding elongation factor Tu (EF-Tu; promotes GTP-dependent binding of aminoacyl-tRNA to the A-site of ribosomes during protein biosynthesis; when the tRNA anticodon matches the mRNA codon, GTP hydrolysis results; the inactive EF-Tu-GDP leaves the ribosome and release of GDP is promoted by elongation factor Ts; many prokaryotes have two copies of the gene encoding EF-Tu), with amino-acid sequence EMVMPGDNVNMAVELIAPIAMEDGLRFAIREGGRTVGAGVVAKILQ